One genomic segment of Danio aesculapii chromosome 15, fDanAes4.1, whole genome shotgun sequence includes these proteins:
- the LOC130241515 gene encoding uncharacterized protein LOC130241515, translated as MARPKDPVGHWKDLEAWLSVATDSLLPKAAETLQHLTQDQLDENLNSLMTQDPSKSYNHKDLAKITGTLSHVLIATLKLSDRHSTQLQHKLTHMQSHINQLELEAQERPEQPDETDQAAKEEIDKLQETLAATTQEMEQAKADHADVANKLEYVEQRLEEVNADSKDKDSRTKVFETHLSEARHEIRRLTQQLDYIKEESNSIKDELKHAHELTHSEKAESSLPKPSPAPSLPACHVSPCGLDLRDLDKLVKNLGKFTPNLPGSQDVHAYLQDIDFHLEMRLNVTDKDRLYLLRATSSPEVRSFLDRQSAHTKTDYLLLREALIREFDDIESEQGLVAALETKQGCHGSSQAYYSRLRRAYFGTFNEPEMEEDLNFKILFLRNLHPGVSHHLGVLTCPHTMNTQQLRDLAHKAYVKQRTSSEKTAKIPAVYDFNTQSQDLALEGAQGPDNAKLPPSEWNVSSYHRQRDSHADTRPKQWNSSLKGLYGRQHSPERHRERPWNRSTSFANQRGTSSWESSGTSKVKQHHLDTTSPRGQRKNSQRFHADRAPTEPPEGKTSPCFDPQELMKMILKEFIQRREEDRKWERKGKPDSA; from the coding sequence ATGGCTCGCCCCAAAGACCCTGTTGGCCACTGGAAGGACCTAGAAGCATGGCTAAGTGTTGCAACGGACAGCCTCCTCCCTAAGGCCGCCGAAACGCTACAGCATCTGACACAGGACCAGCTGGATGAGAACCTAAACAGCCTTATGACGCAAGACCCAAGCAAAAGCTACAATCACAAAGACCTAGCCAAGATCACAGGTACTCTGAGTCACGTCCTCATTGCCACCCTCAAGCTGAGTGACAGGCATTCCACCCAGCTCCAGCACAAGCTGACACATATGCAATCCCACATCAACCAGCTAGAACTGGAGGCTCAGGAACGACCGGAACAGCCAGATGAGACTGATCAAGCTGCCAAAGAGGAGATCGATAAACTTCAAGAGACTCTAGCCGCCACCACCCAAGAAATGGAACAAGCCAAAGCCGACCATGCTGACGTTGCTAACAAGCTTGAGTATGTCGAACAGCGACTGGAAGAGGTAAATGCTGACTCTAAAGACAAGGACAGCAGAACCAAAGTCTTCGAAACTCACCTGAGTGAAGCTAGACATGAGATCAGACGACTAACGCAGCAGCTGGACTACATCAAAGAAGAGTCCAACAGCATTAAAGATGAACTCAAGCATGCACATGAACTGACACACAGTGAGAAAGCTGAGAGTTCACTGCCAAAACCCTCACCAGCTCCCTCTCTTCCAGCCTGCCATGTATCACCATGTGGCCTGGACCTTAGAGACCTTGACAAGCTAGTCAAGAACCTGGGCAAGTTCACGCCGAATTTGCCAGGCAGCCAAGATGTTCACGCCTATCTGCAAGACATTGACTTTCACTTGGAAATGAGACTCAATGTCACTGACAAAGATAGACTGTATTTGCTCCGAGCAACCTCCAGCCCTGAAGTACGCAGCTTCCTGGACCGTCAGTCTGCTCACACAAAGACTGACTACCTCCTGCTCCGAGAAGCCCTCATCAGAGAGTTTGATGACATCGAGTCTGAACAAGGACTTGTAGCTGCCCTGGAGACGAAACAAGGTTGCCATGGGTCTTCTCAAGCCTACTATAGCAGACTCAGACGAGCCTACTTCGGCACCTTCAATGAACCTGAGATGGAAGAGGACCTGAACTTCAAAATTCTCTTCCTGAGAAACCTTCATCCTGGGGTAAGCCACCATCTTGGGGTTCTTACATGCCCCCACACGATGAACACTCAGCAATTACGAGATTTGGCACATAAAGCCTACGTCAAACAAAGGACGTCTTCAGAAAAGACTGCCAAAATCCCTGCTGTTTATGACTTCAACACCCAAAGTCAAGATCTGGCCCTTGAGGGTGCCCAAGGCCCAGACAATGCTAAACTACCTCCCAGTGAGTGGAATGTGTCGTCTTACCATAGACAACGAGACAGTCATGCTGATACCAGACCTAAACAGTGGAACAGCAGCTTGAAAGGACTGTATGGACGACAACACTCACCTGAACGTCACCGGGAGAGACCGTGGAACAGGTCCACCTCATTTGCAAACCAAAGGGGGACAAGCTCGTGGGAATCCAGTGGTACCTCCAAGGTAAAGCAACACCACCTTGACACAACCAGCCCAAGAGGTCAACGAAAGAACTCACAAAGATTCCACGCTGATCGAGCTCCAACTGAACCTCCAGAAGGAAAAACATCACCATGTTTTGACCCTCAGGAACTGATGAAAATGATCCTGAAAGAGTTCATCCAACGAAGGGAAGAGGATCGGAAgtgggaaaggaaaggaaaacctGATTCTGCCTGA